The proteins below are encoded in one region of Alphaproteobacteria bacterium:
- a CDS encoding TRAP transporter substrate-binding protein, producing MKMARLSQSILLAGAMSVAASTWALAETWTVQTSMPAGSAIFKHVEAWGAKLKTLTSGRVAINWVGGGAVVPHNQTIDAVGQGILQGDFTATVYFGGRDKVFAVMGDLIAGYDTPWQLLSYCYQGGGMDIFQEAFDKYTKKRVKVVGCAPYAKESFTSTIPIKSVADMKGVKMRSPEGLAAEVFRRAGANPVGLPASEVFTSLQKGVIQAADYSSYTEDESIGLHDIAKFPIYPGIHSMPIIHFTVSQNKWDALSAADKLAVDFWYRSTMMDLIQKLEISDRTLVARDRASKATTIINWTQAERDKLRNIAAGAWKDFSKTSPLAKKAYESHMAFMKKMALLD from the coding sequence ATGAAAATGGCAAGACTATCCCAGTCCATTTTGCTGGCCGGCGCGATGTCCGTCGCCGCCTCGACCTGGGCCTTGGCCGAAACCTGGACCGTACAGACCTCGATGCCCGCCGGTTCGGCCATCTTCAAGCATGTCGAGGCCTGGGGCGCCAAGCTCAAGACCCTGACTAGCGGGCGGGTGGCAATCAATTGGGTTGGCGGCGGCGCCGTGGTGCCGCACAACCAGACCATCGACGCCGTGGGCCAGGGCATCCTGCAGGGCGACTTCACCGCCACCGTCTATTTCGGCGGCCGCGACAAGGTGTTCGCGGTGATGGGCGATCTCATCGCCGGCTACGACACGCCCTGGCAGTTGCTCAGCTACTGCTATCAGGGCGGCGGCATGGACATCTTCCAGGAAGCCTTCGACAAGTACACCAAGAAGCGCGTCAAGGTGGTGGGCTGCGCGCCTTACGCCAAGGAATCCTTCACCTCGACCATCCCCATCAAGAGCGTCGCCGACATGAAGGGCGTCAAGATGCGCTCGCCCGAGGGGCTGGCCGCCGAGGTCTTCCGCCGCGCCGGCGCCAATCCGGTCGGTCTGCCTGCCTCCGAGGTCTTCACCAGCCTGCAAAAGGGCGTGATCCAGGCCGCGGATTATTCCTCCTACACCGAGGACGAGAGCATTGGCCTGCATGACATCGCCAAGTTCCCGATCTATCCGGGCATCCATTCCATGCCGATCATTCATTTCACGGTCAGCCAGAACAAGTGGGACGCGCTCTCGGCGGCCGACAAACTGGCCGTCGACTTCTGGTATCGCTCGACCATGATGGATCTGATCCAGAAACTGGAGATCAGCGATCGCACGCTGGTGGCCCGCGACCGGGCGAGCAAGGCGACCACCATCATCAACTGGACCCAGGCCGAGCGTGACAAGCTGCGCAACATCGCTGCCGGAGCCTGGAAGGACTTTTCCAAGACCAGCCCCTTGGCCAAGAAAGCCTACGAATCGCACATGGCCTTCATGAAGAAGATGGCGCTCCTCGACTAG